From Streptomyces sp. NBC_00690, a single genomic window includes:
- a CDS encoding caspase family protein, which yields MTGDDGPAPDERAEPRRFLIATAVRHLTDAPSYDVPELADDVQRMEDLFLRDLGYRRGADLGLDPTRREFLHALRTFAKAPDRRADDHLVVYLACHGAVTLGSGLHHLLLADTDPDDLPHTALPPRDIARALWEETGLRRVLIFLDACHSGAAADTIIDAAHVARQFTGPRGASPGSEALIVVSSSRRKEETSPGVLTNALVRAVHASSTAGNVPAFLSLNTVFGVMSGDPAIPDHMNLKWDVADASLDLPGFLPNPRYVGGTEGRRLDEIDRLIEQNARQDAQREEELRGHFLPRARGTDVPDDDVWHFTGRHLALRELTHWLRPERAAERLVVVTGDPGSGKSALLGLVKVVTDPDYRPSVPREALALPADCLPAADAVDAAVLASHRTTREVLDALAAVAGLVARSAGELITRLQGRTTPLVVIVDAVDEAVDPDSLIRDLLAPLTDPSLDLPLRLLLGARRQIVERRLPHAHRIDLDEDRYTDPSAVRGYVTKLLTDPASAVASRPAQHIDGVAEAVAEAAGHSFLVARITALTLARDPELPDPLQLSWRADLPRFPGDAMERDLRQRLGDQTTRARDLLLPLAFAQGAGLPWAGIWPRLASAVSGRSYGDADIAWLRTHAGSYVVEGIENGESVYRIYHRALIEHLREGQDTERIQRTVTDTLIAVAREWAHPYVRRYLPLHGAQGGRLDELVHDAAFVLSSDLEQLLAALPALRTSDGVTAGRAIRTVQDGLREAPGQPETRARLRWAAVCHRAERLAASCDVSGPMPWRTRWAVWSTEQQNWRFTAPELGLDAGAVVASARGLTFVGVENRDDPVRWALGSGVREDSRHSRSRTPRTGRVWATAEFDAPVVAFIGDARMGVRVDGSSTEPFHDLEVQDVDSDDSLVLSFRKGVRDGAGEVVECATVPGLLVLRYVDGSLAWRPVPDFQFTSRIVKDTHRLAEVPFAPTGHLCVAVRLPDPCIAIGVDERVLLCRDMVEPIEIRPGHTVNCATGVHPHVLGPLLVSGGTDGRVQVSAVASGQPVRTLLDGGPPVAAVSALRVGPQWLVIAVTDNGTLHRWDLDTGRRLGNPRRVGRGGPVRTTTGRLDARHFAVVVHGSGRGVQMYDIVTGERIGGHVSTGEITALYETRGEQPAVCAGGRDGLVRIVHSGTASDALLVPAHHGKVLALGAVSVDGGEDALISVGEDHQIRCWQPRTGDELWTSRVTADDRWQGTTATCAAVHSCSDGTAVVVIGDASGALHTLQLADGIVVHEASPRCEPMITAVCAGVVGDRRVTVGATADGEIHCWDLDGDRWLTRCRPPTDDPEWITSLALAPDGSGVLVAGTEGGMLLRFDLPSGRAHGPAHRAHRARVNSLAFIDDGKGGTTVVSASDDRAVTDWDLGTGAFVERATVRVVPAVNVLAARAVPNGGTRTVLGGDDSGTVKVVWRFWRDSAWRIDDLVEHTWPPSAVCTGPSGQIAIGGMRGDLQLRDIATGRLLARLRSVSDRPIRQLEGFRTPVGDRYLATLSSSGIVELWDLTSASFRDAGRVLPTSPAFGNLSTLHRQDDVTLLLSLRQGHEIRGHRFSADSGALPTDGLPILFPAPAPIAGSAFRSVEPRWPLVLDGRRLLFIQYEQGDIGLHDLDTQGSSRRFRLASGSEIVRVVALSDRPEPTVLVSSRTLTAVYGIRTVLDSFDAPRRRLLPAGRKALTPIASWPVPSRWDGGFIGILPGGRDYVTEETGRLFVQSLSGEDERREIALPFTVRAAALGPGGELVVAAPNGVVLIDPLEPAPTDEAAKGTAGARA from the coding sequence GTGACAGGGGACGACGGACCGGCGCCCGATGAGCGTGCCGAGCCGCGACGGTTCCTGATCGCCACCGCCGTCCGACATCTGACGGACGCGCCGAGCTACGACGTGCCCGAACTCGCCGACGACGTCCAGCGGATGGAGGATCTCTTCCTCCGCGACCTGGGCTATCGGCGGGGCGCCGACCTGGGGCTCGACCCCACGCGGAGGGAGTTCCTGCACGCGCTGCGCACCTTCGCCAAGGCGCCCGACCGACGCGCTGACGACCATCTGGTCGTCTATCTCGCCTGCCACGGCGCCGTCACCCTCGGCAGCGGTCTGCACCATCTCCTGCTCGCCGACACCGACCCCGACGACCTGCCGCACACCGCACTCCCCCCGAGGGACATCGCCCGCGCGCTGTGGGAGGAGACCGGGCTGCGCCGAGTGCTGATCTTCCTCGACGCCTGTCACTCGGGCGCCGCGGCCGACACCATCATCGACGCGGCACACGTCGCCCGCCAGTTCACCGGTCCCCGTGGGGCCTCTCCCGGCAGTGAGGCGCTGATCGTCGTCTCCTCGTCCCGGCGCAAGGAGGAGACCTCGCCCGGGGTGCTGACGAACGCCCTCGTACGGGCCGTGCACGCCTCGTCCACGGCGGGCAACGTGCCCGCGTTCCTCTCCCTCAACACCGTCTTCGGCGTCATGTCCGGCGACCCGGCCATCCCCGACCACATGAACCTCAAGTGGGATGTGGCCGACGCGTCCCTCGATCTGCCGGGCTTTCTGCCCAACCCGCGGTACGTGGGCGGTACGGAAGGCCGCAGGCTCGACGAGATCGACCGGTTGATCGAGCAGAACGCCCGCCAGGACGCACAGCGGGAGGAGGAGTTGCGGGGCCACTTCCTGCCGCGCGCCCGGGGCACCGACGTACCCGACGACGACGTCTGGCACTTCACCGGCCGGCACCTCGCCCTGCGCGAACTCACCCACTGGCTGCGTCCCGAACGGGCCGCCGAACGGCTGGTCGTGGTCACCGGGGACCCCGGATCGGGCAAGTCCGCACTCCTGGGCCTGGTCAAGGTGGTCACCGACCCCGACTACCGGCCTTCCGTCCCCCGGGAGGCCCTCGCCCTGCCCGCGGACTGCCTGCCCGCCGCCGATGCGGTGGACGCGGCCGTCCTCGCCAGTCACCGCACGACCCGCGAAGTGCTCGACGCCCTCGCGGCGGTGGCCGGCCTCGTCGCCCGCTCGGCCGGCGAACTGATCACCCGCCTCCAGGGGCGCACCACCCCCCTGGTGGTGATCGTCGACGCCGTGGACGAGGCGGTCGACCCCGACTCCCTCATCCGGGACCTGCTCGCCCCCCTCACCGATCCCTCGCTCGACCTGCCGCTGAGACTGCTCCTGGGCGCACGCCGACAGATCGTGGAACGCCGACTCCCGCACGCCCACCGCATCGACCTCGATGAGGACCGCTACACCGACCCGAGTGCGGTACGGGGCTATGTGACCAAGCTCCTCACCGACCCCGCGTCCGCCGTCGCGAGCCGCCCGGCACAGCACATCGACGGGGTCGCCGAGGCCGTGGCCGAGGCCGCCGGGCACTCCTTCCTCGTTGCCCGGATCACCGCACTCACCCTCGCCCGCGACCCCGAACTCCCCGACCCCCTCCAACTGTCCTGGCGCGCCGACCTGCCCCGCTTCCCCGGCGATGCCATGGAACGCGATCTGCGCCAGCGCCTGGGCGACCAGACCACCCGGGCCCGCGATCTGCTGCTCCCCCTGGCGTTCGCCCAGGGTGCCGGTCTGCCCTGGGCGGGAATCTGGCCCCGGTTGGCGAGCGCGGTGAGCGGCCGGAGCTACGGCGACGCGGACATCGCCTGGTTGCGGACCCATGCCGGCTCCTATGTGGTGGAGGGCATCGAGAACGGTGAGTCCGTCTACCGGATCTACCACCGCGCCCTCATCGAACACCTCCGGGAGGGCCAGGACACCGAACGTATCCAACGCACCGTCACCGACACCCTGATCGCGGTGGCCAGGGAGTGGGCCCACCCGTATGTGCGTCGCTATCTGCCGCTCCACGGGGCACAGGGCGGCCGGTTGGACGAACTCGTCCACGACGCCGCGTTCGTCCTCTCCAGCGACCTGGAGCAACTCCTCGCCGCGCTGCCCGCCCTCCGCACCTCCGATGGGGTCACCGCCGGCCGGGCAATCCGCACGGTTCAGGACGGACTGAGGGAGGCACCCGGGCAGCCCGAGACCCGCGCCCGCCTGCGGTGGGCCGCCGTCTGCCACCGTGCGGAACGCCTCGCCGCCTCCTGCGATGTGTCGGGACCGATGCCCTGGCGCACCCGGTGGGCCGTGTGGAGCACGGAGCAGCAGAACTGGCGCTTCACCGCACCTGAACTGGGTCTGGATGCCGGGGCGGTCGTGGCATCGGCGCGGGGGCTGACCTTCGTCGGTGTCGAGAACCGCGACGACCCCGTTCGCTGGGCCCTGGGCTCCGGCGTCCGCGAGGACTCCCGGCACAGTCGCAGCAGGACCCCGCGGACGGGACGGGTGTGGGCGACCGCCGAGTTCGACGCACCCGTGGTGGCCTTCATCGGGGACGCCCGAATGGGCGTCCGTGTCGACGGTTCCTCTACGGAGCCGTTCCACGACCTGGAGGTGCAGGACGTGGACTCGGACGACTCCTTGGTGCTCAGCTTCCGCAAGGGAGTACGCGACGGCGCAGGAGAGGTGGTGGAGTGCGCGACCGTCCCCGGCCTCCTCGTGCTCAGATACGTCGATGGCTCGCTCGCCTGGCGTCCCGTACCGGACTTTCAGTTCACGTCGAGGATCGTGAAGGACACACACCGCTTGGCCGAGGTGCCGTTCGCGCCCACGGGTCATCTCTGCGTCGCTGTACGACTGCCCGACCCCTGTATCGCGATCGGCGTCGACGAGCGCGTACTGCTGTGCCGGGACATGGTCGAACCCATCGAGATACGGCCCGGACACACCGTCAACTGCGCCACCGGGGTCCATCCGCACGTCCTCGGGCCGCTGCTGGTCAGCGGCGGCACGGACGGGCGCGTTCAGGTCAGCGCGGTCGCTTCCGGCCAACCGGTACGCACCCTGCTCGACGGAGGGCCACCCGTGGCGGCCGTCAGCGCCCTCCGGGTCGGACCGCAGTGGTTGGTCATCGCCGTGACCGACAACGGCACCCTGCACCGCTGGGACCTGGACACCGGCCGCCGCCTCGGCAACCCCCGGCGCGTGGGACGCGGCGGTCCGGTCCGCACGACCACCGGCCGCCTCGACGCCCGTCACTTCGCCGTCGTCGTCCATGGCTCGGGCCGCGGTGTGCAGATGTACGACATCGTCACCGGCGAACGGATCGGGGGCCATGTCTCCACGGGGGAGATCACGGCCCTCTACGAGACCCGTGGCGAGCAGCCCGCGGTCTGTGCCGGGGGACGTGACGGGCTCGTCAGGATCGTCCACTCGGGCACCGCATCCGATGCGTTGCTCGTGCCCGCCCACCATGGGAAGGTCCTCGCCCTCGGGGCTGTGAGCGTGGACGGTGGCGAGGACGCACTCATCAGCGTGGGCGAGGACCACCAGATCCGTTGTTGGCAGCCGCGGACCGGGGACGAGCTATGGACCAGCCGGGTCACCGCCGACGACCGGTGGCAAGGGACCACCGCGACCTGTGCGGCCGTTCACTCCTGCTCCGACGGAACCGCGGTGGTGGTCATCGGCGATGCATCCGGTGCCCTCCACACGCTCCAGCTGGCCGACGGCATCGTCGTCCACGAAGCCTCGCCCCGGTGCGAGCCCATGATCACCGCGGTCTGTGCCGGGGTGGTCGGCGACCGCCGGGTCACCGTCGGTGCCACCGCGGACGGCGAGATCCACTGCTGGGACCTGGACGGCGACCGATGGCTCACCCGCTGCCGGCCCCCGACCGACGACCCCGAGTGGATCACCAGTCTCGCCCTCGCCCCCGACGGCTCCGGTGTCCTCGTCGCCGGCACCGAAGGGGGCATGCTCCTACGCTTCGACCTCCCGTCCGGGCGGGCGCACGGACCCGCCCACCGCGCCCACCGCGCCCGGGTGAACTCCCTCGCCTTCATCGACGACGGGAAGGGCGGGACCACCGTGGTGAGCGCATCCGACGATCGTGCGGTGACCGACTGGGACCTCGGTACGGGCGCGTTCGTCGAGCGGGCGACGGTACGCGTGGTCCCCGCGGTCAATGTCCTCGCCGCACGGGCGGTCCCCAACGGCGGTACGCGCACCGTGCTCGGCGGTGACGACAGCGGCACGGTCAAGGTGGTGTGGCGGTTCTGGAGGGACTCGGCCTGGCGCATCGACGACCTGGTGGAGCACACCTGGCCGCCGTCCGCGGTCTGCACCGGACCGTCGGGCCAGATCGCCATCGGCGGCATGCGGGGCGACCTCCAACTGCGCGACATCGCCACCGGGCGACTCCTCGCCCGGCTGCGATCGGTCAGCGACCGCCCGATCCGTCAACTGGAAGGCTTTCGCACCCCGGTCGGGGACCGCTATCTGGCCACGCTCAGCAGCAGCGGGATCGTGGAGCTCTGGGACCTGACCTCGGCCTCCTTCCGCGATGCGGGTCGAGTGCTCCCGACCTCGCCGGCCTTCGGCAACCTGAGCACGCTCCACCGGCAGGACGACGTCACGCTGTTGTTGTCCCTGCGGCAAGGCCATGAGATCCGGGGCCATCGATTCTCCGCGGACTCAGGTGCGTTGCCCACCGACGGGCTCCCGATCCTGTTCCCGGCACCGGCTCCCATTGCGGGGAGTGCCTTCCGGAGCGTCGAGCCACGGTGGCCGCTTGTCCTCGACGGACGTCGACTGCTGTTCATCCAGTACGAGCAGGGTGACATCGGCCTCCACGACCTCGACACCCAGGGAAGTTCACGGCGGTTCCGGCTTGCGTCGGGCAGTGAGATCGTCCGGGTGGTGGCCCTGTCCGACCGGCCGGAACCCACGGTCCTGGTGTCGTCCCGGACACTCACGGCCGTCTATGGCATCCGTACCGTCCTCGACTCCTTCGACGCACCCCGACGGCGTCTCCTGCCCGCGGGCCGCAAGGCACTGACCCCGATCGCCAGTTGGCCGGTGCCGAGCCGCTGGGACGGTGGATTCATCGGCATACTGCCCGGTGGACGCGACTACGTGACGGAGGAGACGGGACGCCTGTTCGTGCAATCCCTCTCCGGCGAGGACGAGCGCCGGGAGATCGCCTTGCCGTTCACCGTGCGGGCGGCAGCCCTTGGCCCAGGCGGCGAACTGGTCGTGGCCGCACCCAACGGGGTGGTCCTGATCGACCCCCTGGAGCCGGCACCGACGGACGAAGCAGCGAAAGGGACCGCTGGCGCGCGAGCCTGA
- the istB gene encoding IS21-like element helper ATPase IstB has translation MLSPAMPASTKQDFKSYAAPSLGYALFATRWLQAPLYFGLVAAQGVYVYKFFNELWHLVLNIISGQADETHVMLAVLKLVDVVMIANLLIMVIVGGYETFVSRIGLQGHRDQPEWLSHVNSNVLKVKLATAIVGISSVHLLQMFVDVSHTSQHSLLWGTVIHMAFILSAAILAYMSGPMESHGHAGPGLGGPPHRDGDSGFADASEPCSILQEMSGPVPPPRRTIPAQANATARTVKKIEQPQPAQATESTTIETREAAGADARIVAAGFPAHKSLEGFDADRQRPHDWETITRLAALDFVDAHANAVFLGPPGTGKTHLAIALGMRACRTGHNVRFATATEWVARLTEAQNTGRLTEELTRLDQYDLIVVDEIGYVPFTPEATNLLFRLVSHRYERGSVLVTGDKSFGRWAEVFGDDPVTFAMIDRLAHHADVITLKGDSYRLRSYHPDAALISPDA, from the coding sequence TTGCTCAGCCCCGCTATGCCCGCGTCGACCAAGCAAGACTTCAAGAGTTACGCGGCTCCCTCACTCGGATACGCCCTCTTCGCCACCCGCTGGCTCCAAGCCCCGCTCTACTTCGGGCTGGTGGCCGCCCAAGGCGTCTACGTCTACAAGTTCTTCAATGAACTCTGGCACCTGGTGCTCAACATCATCAGCGGCCAGGCCGACGAAACCCACGTCATGCTCGCCGTGCTGAAGCTCGTCGATGTTGTGATGATCGCAAATCTGTTGATCATGGTCATCGTCGGTGGCTATGAGACCTTCGTGTCGCGCATCGGCCTCCAAGGCCACCGCGACCAGCCGGAATGGCTGTCGCACGTCAACTCCAACGTGCTGAAGGTGAAACTGGCCACCGCCATCGTCGGGATCTCGTCCGTCCACCTGCTTCAGATGTTCGTCGATGTGTCCCACACCTCACAACACTCGCTGTTGTGGGGCACCGTGATCCATATGGCGTTCATCCTCTCGGCAGCGATCCTCGCCTATATGTCGGGCCCCATGGAGTCACACGGCCATGCCGGACCTGGTCTGGGAGGTCCACCCCACCGTGATGGGGACAGCGGATTCGCCGATGCCAGCGAGCCGTGCTCCATCCTCCAGGAGATGAGCGGACCGGTCCCACCCCCACGGCGCACGATCCCCGCGCAGGCCAACGCCACCGCTCGCACCGTCAAGAAGATCGAACAGCCGCAGCCTGCCCAGGCCACCGAGTCCACCACCATCGAAACCCGGGAGGCCGCGGGCGCCGATGCCAGGATCGTTGCCGCCGGCTTCCCCGCGCATAAGTCGTTGGAAGGCTTCGACGCCGACCGTCAGCGCCCCCACGACTGGGAGACCATCACCCGTCTCGCCGCCCTGGACTTCGTCGACGCCCATGCCAACGCCGTCTTCCTCGGCCCTCCCGGCACCGGCAAGACCCATCTGGCCATTGCGCTGGGGATGCGGGCCTGCCGTACCGGCCACAACGTGCGCTTCGCCACCGCCACCGAGTGGGTGGCCCGCCTCACGGAGGCGCAGAACACCGGCCGCCTCACTGAGGAGTTGACCCGACTCGACCAGTACGACCTGATCGTTGTGGACGAGATCGGTTATGTACCCTTCACCCCCGAGGCGACGAACCTGCTGTTCCGGTTGGTCTCCCACCGTTACGAACGCGGCTCGGTCCTGGTCACGGGCGACAAGTCGTTCGGCCGCTGGGCCGAGGTGTTCGGAGATGACCCCGTCACCTTCGCCATGATCGACCGACTGGCACACCACGCCGATGTGATCACGCTCAAGGGCGACAGCTACCGCCTCCGCAGCTACCACCCCGACGCCGCCCTCATCAGCCCCGACGCTTGA
- a CDS encoding PA14 domain-containing protein, with protein sequence MTLIPRGRLRTVAALTVATTVGGLVTAVTTTSASAAVSCVSPAFQRQFFSNTSLSGTPKKTDCDSTINESWGTGAPASGLPRDNFGVRWSMTRDFGSGGPFSLSVAARDGIRVYIDGSRKIDLWRNGSSNQSKTVNLTIPSGRHSMRIDYASWTGSANVQFTYAPRTTAAVDKVKPLVPGGVKVAIDHATARPKVSWAANKEMDLAGYRVYRRSKTSTTFRLAATTTATSHTDLALEPGSTYYYEVRAYDRAGNSSAGSVDVPVTTVLVAVPDGLTAKGTDSGVQLTWKPVKGAVRYTIVWNKPTGGTGSSTVSSTTFTDTTALRSVVRTYQVAAVDGAGRMSPYAFTEESRLVAAPHEVTAVVGTGTHRPTLKWRVNRSTDGAIHNFHVYRSTSLPVDTTVEPTRCLTGSVTLPDGRREYSCVDTSVGWGTTYHYVIKAHDNRSRESNASAVATVTTPTKDLTPPAAVKGLTVRATEYGAELDWDPNTESDLKRYTVYSGEVRREPDQPAVCFAYEREHLAPSTTAFRYVELPDGQETCYFIDAVDNAGNSNYQWTRTANFVFVNELDLTPSVPTPPGASHTVESVLEGSTVRLSWDGVPDAVGYLVHHWNPVTKTYEKLTDQPVSALSYQHANPGAGTTHFYWVSAVHAGGSESAPAAAWAIVPPTS encoded by the coding sequence GTGACCCTGATACCTCGCGGCCGACTTCGCACGGTCGCCGCACTCACTGTCGCCACGACAGTCGGCGGGCTTGTCACCGCCGTGACCACCACGTCCGCTTCGGCTGCCGTGAGTTGTGTCTCACCCGCATTCCAGCGGCAGTTCTTCTCCAACACCTCATTGTCGGGCACCCCGAAGAAGACCGACTGCGACTCGACGATCAATGAGAGTTGGGGCACCGGCGCACCCGCGAGCGGGCTGCCGCGGGACAACTTCGGCGTACGGTGGTCCATGACCCGGGACTTCGGTTCGGGTGGCCCTTTCTCGCTGTCCGTCGCGGCACGTGATGGAATTCGCGTGTACATCGACGGATCGCGCAAGATCGACCTCTGGCGCAACGGGTCGAGCAATCAGTCGAAGACGGTCAACCTCACCATTCCGTCCGGCCGGCACAGCATGCGGATCGACTATGCGAGCTGGACCGGATCGGCGAATGTGCAATTCACCTACGCACCGCGAACCACGGCCGCGGTCGACAAGGTCAAGCCGTTGGTGCCCGGTGGGGTGAAGGTGGCCATCGACCACGCAACCGCTCGGCCCAAGGTGTCCTGGGCGGCGAACAAGGAGATGGACCTCGCGGGTTACCGCGTCTACCGTCGCAGCAAGACGTCCACCACCTTCAGGCTGGCGGCCACCACGACCGCCACCTCCCACACGGACCTCGCGCTGGAGCCCGGTTCCACCTACTACTACGAGGTCCGCGCCTACGATCGAGCCGGCAACTCCTCGGCGGGCAGTGTGGACGTACCGGTGACGACGGTGCTCGTCGCCGTACCGGATGGGCTCACCGCGAAGGGCACCGACTCCGGTGTTCAGTTGACCTGGAAGCCCGTGAAGGGTGCCGTTCGCTACACCATCGTGTGGAACAAGCCCACCGGCGGCACGGGTTCGAGCACCGTCAGCTCCACCACGTTCACCGACACCACCGCACTGCGTTCGGTGGTCCGCACGTATCAGGTGGCTGCGGTCGACGGGGCCGGGCGGATGTCCCCGTACGCGTTCACGGAAGAGAGTCGCCTGGTCGCGGCGCCGCACGAGGTGACGGCCGTGGTCGGGACCGGTACTCATCGGCCCACATTGAAATGGCGGGTCAACCGCAGCACGGACGGTGCGATCCACAACTTCCACGTCTATCGCTCCACCTCTCTCCCGGTGGACACCACCGTGGAACCGACGCGCTGCCTCACCGGTTCGGTCACGCTCCCCGACGGCCGGCGCGAGTACAGCTGCGTCGACACGTCGGTGGGATGGGGTACGACGTACCACTATGTGATCAAGGCGCATGACAACCGCAGCCGGGAGTCGAACGCCTCCGCCGTCGCGACCGTCACCACGCCCACGAAGGACCTCACTCCACCGGCCGCCGTCAAGGGGCTGACGGTGCGGGCCACCGAGTACGGCGCTGAGCTCGACTGGGACCCCAACACCGAATCCGATCTCAAGCGGTACACGGTCTACAGCGGCGAAGTGCGCCGCGAGCCCGATCAGCCGGCGGTGTGCTTCGCCTACGAGCGGGAGCACCTCGCCCCGTCCACGACGGCCTTCCGGTATGTAGAACTGCCGGACGGCCAGGAAACCTGCTACTTCATCGATGCGGTGGACAACGCGGGCAACTCCAACTACCAGTGGACCCGCACCGCCAACTTCGTGTTCGTCAATGAGCTGGACCTGACGCCTTCGGTTCCCACCCCGCCCGGAGCGTCCCACACCGTGGAGTCGGTCCTGGAGGGTTCGACCGTGCGGCTGTCGTGGGACGGTGTCCCCGATGCCGTGGGATATCTGGTCCACCACTGGAACCCGGTGACCAAGACGTACGAGAAGTTGACCGATCAGCCCGTCTCGGCACTCTCGTACCAGCACGCCAATCCGGGTGCCGGGACCACTCACTTCTACTGGGTGAGCGCCGTCCATGCCGGCGGTAGCGAGTCGGCGCCCGCGGCGGCCTGGGCGATCGTGCCTCCCACGTCCTGA
- a CDS encoding calcium-binding protein → MRIRASVAVVTGALALTGLAVPMAHADAGSDSWNAPRSSAKVSAAGAPTISNVVANGGKAIVVGATAKKVVKVTYTVSDPQGIGYADVALWRGSNWDEPTAFLVTGGAGATCGTGTKVTCTSTFTIDPKIDLWNDQAGTWKIASFVMDKNGAGIERTNVGSAVVQRESKLTVNASPEPVTKGKTITITGSLTRGSWDTNKYVSYGSQSVKLQYLKKGTSAYTTLKTIKADSKGNLKTTVKATSDGHYRYVFAGTSTTAGQNAVADYIDVR, encoded by the coding sequence ATGCGCATTCGTGCTTCTGTCGCGGTGGTGACCGGCGCTCTCGCGCTCACCGGTCTGGCAGTTCCCATGGCGCACGCAGACGCCGGCTCGGACTCGTGGAACGCGCCCCGTTCGAGCGCCAAGGTCTCCGCGGCTGGTGCTCCGACCATCTCGAACGTGGTGGCCAACGGTGGCAAGGCGATCGTCGTCGGCGCCACCGCCAAGAAGGTCGTGAAGGTCACGTACACCGTGAGCGACCCGCAGGGCATCGGCTACGCGGACGTGGCCCTGTGGCGCGGGTCGAACTGGGACGAGCCCACCGCGTTCCTGGTCACCGGTGGAGCGGGTGCGACCTGCGGCACCGGCACCAAGGTGACCTGCACGTCCACCTTCACCATCGACCCGAAGATAGACCTGTGGAACGACCAGGCCGGTACGTGGAAGATCGCTTCCTTCGTCATGGACAAGAACGGTGCCGGCATCGAGCGGACCAACGTGGGCTCGGCCGTCGTCCAGCGTGAATCCAAGCTGACGGTGAACGCCTCCCCGGAGCCGGTCACCAAGGGCAAGACCATCACCATCACGGGTTCCCTGACCCGCGGTAGCTGGGACACCAACAAGTACGTGAGCTACGGCAGCCAGTCCGTGAAGCTCCAGTACCTGAAGAAGGGCACGTCCGCCTACACGACCCTGAAGACCATCAAGGCGGACAGCAAGGGCAACCTGAAGACGACGGTCAAGGCCACCTCCGACGGCCACTACCGCTACGTCTTCGCCGGTACGTCGACCACCGCGGGCCAGAACGCCGTCGCCGACTACATCGACGTGCGCTGA
- a CDS encoding RNA polymerase sigma factor, with translation MADSHWPGQQLISAAQQGDPEATAALVSGSHPHVRRFAHSLCATPQDAEDAAQEALIILYRKIGMLRASGALASWMFRIVRNECLRRTRLMLRHHGPVPDAVVPSFEEDVFQRLEAGRVAAAITALPLDQRQVLIMRDIQGHSGRAVADALGLSNAAMKSRLRRAREAVRAALLTSADEGPGGRRD, from the coding sequence GTGGCTGACTCCCACTGGCCCGGTCAGCAACTGATCTCCGCAGCGCAGCAGGGCGACCCCGAGGCCACCGCCGCGCTGGTGTCTGGCTCGCACCCGCATGTGCGGCGGTTCGCCCACTCCCTGTGCGCCACCCCGCAGGACGCGGAGGACGCCGCACAGGAAGCCCTGATCATCCTCTACCGGAAGATCGGCATGCTGCGGGCGTCCGGGGCGCTCGCCTCCTGGATGTTCCGCATCGTCCGCAATGAGTGCCTGCGCAGGACCCGGCTGATGCTGCGCCACCACGGGCCCGTGCCGGATGCGGTGGTGCCTTCGTTCGAGGAGGACGTGTTCCAGCGCCTTGAGGCGGGCCGGGTGGCTGCGGCGATCACCGCGCTCCCCCTCGATCAGCGGCAGGTGCTGATCATGCGCGACATCCAGGGCCACAGCGGACGGGCGGTCGCCGACGCACTGGGTTTGAGCAACGCGGCGATGAAGTCACGGCTCAGACGGGCCAGGGAAGCCGTCCGCGCCGCACTGTTGACCTCGGCGGACGAGGGCCCCGGAGGTCGGCGTGACTGA
- a CDS encoding universal stress protein, which yields MNGPVVVGVDGSKSSLDAVDAAAREARIRGVSLHVVHAFIWPKMHVSLGPSPMGPPDGGLRNIAERALNEAVEHARATAPDVEVTQDLITGEALSVLEAQSRKASLVVVGSRGMGGFIGLLVGSTAVHLATYGRCPVLIVRGTPDPDGPVLLAADGSPEGESAVGFAFAEASMRGAELVALHAWGSWSERGDDDPGHPDNLVDGLDRLQNTEERVLAEALSGWQAKYPDVTVRREMVRSRPRQALLEASGGAQLLVVGARGRGGFTGLLLGSVSQAALHHANCPVAVVRAGQITDED from the coding sequence ATGAACGGACCGGTCGTCGTTGGGGTGGACGGCTCGAAGTCGAGTCTGGACGCCGTTGATGCGGCAGCGCGCGAGGCCCGGATTCGCGGGGTCTCACTGCATGTGGTGCACGCGTTCATCTGGCCGAAGATGCATGTCTCGCTCGGCCCTTCGCCGATGGGTCCGCCCGACGGCGGACTGCGCAACATCGCCGAGCGCGCACTGAACGAAGCGGTGGAGCATGCCCGTGCCACCGCACCCGATGTGGAGGTCACCCAGGACCTGATCACCGGTGAGGCCCTGAGCGTGCTGGAGGCCCAGTCCCGCAAGGCATCGCTGGTCGTCGTCGGCAGCCGGGGCATGGGCGGCTTCATCGGCCTCCTGGTGGGTTCCACGGCGGTGCACCTCGCCACTTACGGACGCTGCCCGGTACTGATCGTGCGCGGTACGCCCGACCCGGATGGGCCCGTCCTGTTGGCCGCCGACGGCTCCCCGGAGGGTGAGTCCGCGGTGGGCTTCGCCTTCGCCGAGGCTTCGATGCGCGGCGCCGAGTTGGTGGCGCTGCACGCCTGGGGCTCCTGGAGCGAGCGTGGCGATGACGACCCGGGCCACCCGGACAATCTGGTGGACGGTCTCGACCGGCTCCAGAACACCGAGGAGCGCGTACTGGCGGAAGCACTCTCGGGCTGGCAGGCCAAGTACCCGGATGTGACCGTGCGTCGCGAGATGGTCCGCAGCCGCCCCCGTCAGGCGCTGCTCGAAGCCAGCGGGGGCGCACAGCTGCTGGTCGTCGGCGCCCGTGGCCGCGGTGGGTTCACCGGGCTGCTGCTGGGTTCGGTGAGCCAGGCCGCACTGCACCACGCGAACTGCCCGGTCGCCGTGGTCCGCGCCGGCCAGATCACCGACGAGGACTGA